Part of the Thermococcus sp. 18S1 genome, TCAGCGTTCGGATGACGTTCCTGGAGTGGGGAAAGTCCTTAATGTATCTGGGCATGAGCTTGTAGTACTCGTGTATAGTTCCCTGTGCCACCAGCTCGTGTATAACACCGAGGTACTGGTATGTGAGCCGACCCTTGATGAACAGGGCAAGGGCCTTGTAGTAATCCTCATACAGGTCGCTCTCGATGACCGCTGGGACTGTCTTTTCGATGGCTATGCGGAGGGCCTTCTCAACCGCGCCCGTGCTGTCCACGAGGGTCCCGTCGAAGTCAAATAGATAAACCGCCATACACCTAGTACTCTCCCATGATTATAACTTTTTCTTGAAACGGGGAACTTCGATTTTCGAGGGTGGTCTGCCGAAAGGGTTTTATTGCACCGGCGATTACAAATGCCCGGTGATTAAAAGATGAGGATTAACAGGCTTAAGGAGTTCATATCCGAAAACGAGCTCGATGGAGTTCTAATTACTGGGAAAGAGAACCTCTTTTACTTCACCGGCAGTTCTCCGGTTCTCGGCGGCTACCTCGTCGTCACCCCTGACGATGCCATCTTCATCGTCCCTGAGCTGGAGTACGAGGAGGCGAAGGAGACTTCAAATGTGCCCGTCGAGAAGTTCAAGACCGGAAAGGAGCTTTATGAGAGGCTTTCCTCCTTCAAGCTGAAGAAGCTTGGCATAGAGGGCAGAACGAGCTTCTCGACCCTCCAGACACTCAGAGAGAAGGTGGGCGCCGCGGATTTCGTCTCAGTCGATGACGTGGTGAAGGAACTCCGTATAATCAAGACTCCAGAGGAGATTGAAATCATAAAGGCCGCCTGCAAGATAGCGGACATGGCCATGATGGCGGCGCTTGAGGAGATAAGCGAGGGCAAGCGCGAGAGGGAGATAGCGGCGAAGATGGAGTACGTCATGAAGATGAACGGCGCCGAGAAGCCGGCCTTCGACACAATAATAGCCAGCGGCTGGAGGGCGGCCCTGCCGCACGGTCTGGCCAGCGATAAGAGGATAGAGAAGGGTGACTTGGTCGTCATCGATGAGGGAGCACTTTACAGGCACTACCACTCGGACACGACCAGGACCATAGTCGTAGGAAGCCCCAACGAAAAGCAGAAGGACATCTACTACGCCGTCCTTGAGGCCCAGAGGAAAGGCGTCGAGGCGGCCAGGCCCGGCATGACGGCCAAAGAACTCGACACCCTCGTCAGGGATGTCATCAAAGAGTACGGTTACGGCGACTACTTCATACACTCAACCGGCCACGGCGTCGGCCTTGAGATACACGAGTGGCCGAGGGTTAGCCAGTTCGATGAGACGGAACTCAAACCAGGAATGATCATAACCATCGAGCCCGGAATATACCTGCCCAAGTTCGGCGGCGTCCGCATTGAGGACACCATCCTCATCACGGAGAACGGCGCTGAGAGGCTCACCAAGACCGAGAGGGAACTCATCTGATTCCCCCCACTTTTTTCTAACGTCCAGTAACTTTTAAAAGCACTTCTGCGTAGGTTATCTTAAGAAAAATTGGAAAA contains:
- the pepQ gene encoding Xaa-Pro dipeptidase PepQ — protein: MRINRLKEFISENELDGVLITGKENLFYFTGSSPVLGGYLVVTPDDAIFIVPELEYEEAKETSNVPVEKFKTGKELYERLSSFKLKKLGIEGRTSFSTLQTLREKVGAADFVSVDDVVKELRIIKTPEEIEIIKAACKIADMAMMAALEEISEGKREREIAAKMEYVMKMNGAEKPAFDTIIASGWRAALPHGLASDKRIEKGDLVVIDEGALYRHYHSDTTRTIVVGSPNEKQKDIYYAVLEAQRKGVEAARPGMTAKELDTLVRDVIKEYGYGDYFIHSTGHGVGLEIHEWPRVSQFDETELKPGMIITIEPGIYLPKFGGVRIEDTILITENGAERLTKTERELI